From the genome of Drosophila melanogaster chromosome 2L, one region includes:
- the Sema1a gene encoding semaphorin 1a, isoform H yields MLNSHNTNHNNNSASNSNYNKGHKMHLKSATAKATIMKHKLSKFYGYGWMQVFLLLTVLVIGNQSAWQENIRPKLYVELGPEDVLKFVGNESVVDHFKLVTKDGNSLLIGARNTVFNLSIHDLVEQQRLVWTSPEDDTKMCLVKGKDEEACQNYIRIMVVPSPGRLFVCGTNSFRPMCNTYIISDSNYTLEATKNGQAVCPYDPRHNSTSVLADNELYSGTVADFSGSDPIIYREPLQTEQYDSLSLNAPNFVSSFTQGDFVYFFFRETAVEFINCGKAIYSRVARVCKWDKGGPHRFRNRWTSFLKSRLNCSIPGDYPFYFNEIQSASNLVEGQYGSMSSKLIYGVFNTPSNSIPGSAVCAFALQDIADTFEGQFKEQTGINSNWLPVNNAKVPDPRPGSCHNDSRALPDPTLNFIKTHSLMDENVPAFFSQPILVRTSTIYRFTQIAVDAQIKTPGGKTYDVIFVGTDHGKIIKSVNAESADSADKVTSVVIEEIDVLTKSEPIRNLEIVRTMQYDQPKDGSYDDGKLIIVTDSQVVAIQLHRCHNDKITSCSECVALQDPYCAWDKIAGKCRSHGAPRWLEENYFYQNVATGQHAACPSGKINSKDANAGEQKGFRNDMDLLDSRRQSKDQEIIDNIDKNFEDIINAQYTVETLVMAVLAGSIFSLLVGFFTGYFCGRRCHKDEDDNLPYPDTEYEYFEQRQNVNSFPSSCRIQQEPKLLPQVEEVTYAEPVLLPQPPPPNKMHSPKNTLRKPPMHQMHQGPNSETLFQFQPDGYNTQQSYRGRDNFGTLRSHQVMGDNYRRGDGFSTTRSVKKVYL; encoded by the exons GTCCCGAAGATGTACTGAAGTTTGTGGGAAACGAAAGTGTTGTGGATCACTTCAAGCTCGTCACCAAGGATGGCAACAGTCTGCTCATCGGTGCCAG AAACAcggtttttaatttaagcatACACGATCTCGTCGAGCAGCAGCGATTGGTCTGGACATCGCCGGAGGATGATACCAAAATGTGTCTCGTCAAGGGCAAGGATGAG GAGGCCTGCCAGAACTACATCCGCATCATGGTGGTGCCATCGCCGGGTCGCCTTTTCGTTTGTGGCACCAACTCGTTCCGGCCCATGTGCAACACGTATATCATTAGTGACAGCAACTACACGCTGGAGGCCACGAAGAACGGACAGGCGGTGTGCCCCTACGATCCGCGTCACAACTCCACCTCTGTGCTGGCCG ACAACGAACTGTATTCCGGTACCGTGGCGGATTTCAGTGGCAGCGATCCGATTATCTACCGGGAGCCCCTGCAGACCGAGCAGTACGATAGCCTAAGTCTCAACG CCCCGAACTTTGTGAGCTCATTTACGCAGGGCGACTTTGTCTATTTCTTCTTTCGGGAAACCGCCGTTGAGTTTATCAACTGTGGCAAG GCGATTTATTCGCGCGTTGCCCGCGTCTGCAAATGGGACAAAGGTGGCCCGCATCGATTCCGCAACCGCTGGACATCCTTCCTCAAGTCCCGCCTCAACTGCTCCATTCCCGGCGATTATCCTTTCTACTTTAATGAAATCC AATCTGCCAGCAATCTGGTGGAGGGACAGTATGGCTCGATGAGCTCGAAACTGATCTACGGAGTCTTCAACACGCCGAGCAACTCAATTCCCGGCTCAGCGGTTTGTGCCTTTGCCCTCCAG GACATTGCCGATACGTTTGAGGGTCAGTTCAAGGAGCAGACTGGCATCAACTCCAACTGGCTGCCAGTGAACAACGCCAAG gTACCCGATCCTCGACCCGGTTCCTGTCACAACGATTCGAGAGCGCTTCCGGATCCCACACTGAACTTCATCAAAACACATTCGCTAATGGACGAGAATGTGCCGGCATTTTTCAGTCAACCGATTTTGGTCCGGACGAGCACAAT ATACCGCTTCACTCAAATCGCCGTAGATGCGCAGATTAAAACTCCTGGCGGCAAGACCTATGATGTTATCTTTGTGGGCACAG ATCATGGAAAGATTATTAAGTCAGTGAATGCCGAATCTGCCGATTCAGCGGATAAAGTCACCTCTGTAGTCATCGAGGAGATCGATGTCCTGACCAAGAGTGAACCCATACGCAATCTGGAGATAGTCAGAACCATGCAGTACG ATCAACCCAAAGATGGCAGCTACGACGATGGTAAATTAATCATTGTGACGGACAGTCAGGTGGTAGCCATACAATTGCATCGTTGTCACAATGACAAAATCACCAGCTGCAG CGAGTGCGTCGCATTGCAGGATCCGTACTGCGCCTGGGACAAAATCGCTGGCAAGTGCCGTTCCCACGGCGCTCCCCGATGGCTAGAGGAGAACTATTTCTACCAGAATGTGGCCACTGGCCAGCATGCGGCCTGCCCCTCAG GCAAAATCAATTCAAAGGATGCCAACGCTGGGGAGCAGAAGGGCTTCCGCAACGACATGGACTTATTGGATTCGCGACGCCAGAGCAAGGATCAGGAAATAATCGACAATATTGATAAGAACTTTGAAG ATATAATCAACGCCCAGTACACTGTGGAGACCCTCGTGATGGCCGTTCTGGCCGGTTCGATCTTTTCGCTGCTGGTCGGCTTCTTTACAGGCTACTTCTGCGGTCGCCGTTGTCACAAGGACGAGGATGATAATCTGCCGTATCCGGATACGGAGTACGAGTACTTCGAGCAGCGGCAGAATGTCAATAG CTTCCCCTCGTCCTGTCGCATCCAGCAGGAGCCCAAGCTGCTGCCCCAAGTGGAGGAGGTGACGTATGCGGAGCCAGTGCTCCTGCCACAGCCTCCGCCGCCCAATAAGATGCACTCGCCGAAGAACACGCTGCGCAAGCCCCCGATGCACCAGATGCACCAGGGTCCCAACTCGGAGACCCTCTTCCAGTTCCAGCCCGACGGCTACAACACCCAACAGTCGTATCGTGGTCGCGACAACTTCGGAACACTGCGTTCCCACCAGGTGATG GGCGACAATTACAGGCGCGGCGATGGCTTTTCCACCACCCGCAGCGTCAAGAAG GTTTACCTTTGA
- the Sema1a gene encoding semaphorin 1a, isoform F yields the protein MLNSHNTNHNNNSASNSNYNKGHKMHLKSATAKATIMKHKLSKFYGYGWMQVFLLLTVLVIGNQSAWQENIRPKLYVELGPEDVLKFVGNESVVDHFKLVTKDGNSLLIGARNTVFNLSIHDLVEQQRLVWTSPEDDTKMCLVKGKDEEACQNYIRIMVVPSPGRLFVCGTNSFRPMCNTYIISDSNYTLEATKNGQAVCPYDPRHNSTSVLADNELYSGTVADFSGSDPIIYREPLQTEQYDSLSLNAPNFVSSFTQGDFVYFFFRETAVEFINCGKAIYSRVARVCKWDKGGPHRFRNRWTSFLKSRLNCSIPGDYPFYFNEIQSASNLVEGQYGSMSSKLIYGVFNTPSNSIPGSAVCAFALQDIADTFEGQFKEQTGINSNWLPVNNAKVPDPRPGSCHNDSRALPDPTLNFIKTHSLMDENVPAFFSQPILVRTSTIYRFTQIAVDAQIKTPGGKTYDVIFVGTDHGKIIKSVNAESADSADKVTSVVIEEIDVLTKSEPIRNLEIVRTMQYDQPKDGSYDDGKLIIVTDSQVVAIQLHRCHNDKITSCSECVALQDPYCAWDKIAGKCRSHGAPRWLEENYFYQNVATGQHAACPSGKINSKDANAGEQKGFRNDMDLLDSRRQSKDQEIIDNIDKNFEGPQISADIINAQYTVETLVMAVLAGSIFSLLVGFFTGYFCGRRCHKDEDDNLPYPDTEYEYFEQRQNVNSFPSSCRIQQEPKLLPQVEEVTYAEPVLLPQPPPPNKMHSPKNTLRKPPMHQMHQGPNSETLFQFQPDGYNTQQSYRGRDNFGTLRSHQVMGDNYRRGDGFSTTRSVKKVYL from the exons GTCCCGAAGATGTACTGAAGTTTGTGGGAAACGAAAGTGTTGTGGATCACTTCAAGCTCGTCACCAAGGATGGCAACAGTCTGCTCATCGGTGCCAG AAACAcggtttttaatttaagcatACACGATCTCGTCGAGCAGCAGCGATTGGTCTGGACATCGCCGGAGGATGATACCAAAATGTGTCTCGTCAAGGGCAAGGATGAG GAGGCCTGCCAGAACTACATCCGCATCATGGTGGTGCCATCGCCGGGTCGCCTTTTCGTTTGTGGCACCAACTCGTTCCGGCCCATGTGCAACACGTATATCATTAGTGACAGCAACTACACGCTGGAGGCCACGAAGAACGGACAGGCGGTGTGCCCCTACGATCCGCGTCACAACTCCACCTCTGTGCTGGCCG ACAACGAACTGTATTCCGGTACCGTGGCGGATTTCAGTGGCAGCGATCCGATTATCTACCGGGAGCCCCTGCAGACCGAGCAGTACGATAGCCTAAGTCTCAACG CCCCGAACTTTGTGAGCTCATTTACGCAGGGCGACTTTGTCTATTTCTTCTTTCGGGAAACCGCCGTTGAGTTTATCAACTGTGGCAAG GCGATTTATTCGCGCGTTGCCCGCGTCTGCAAATGGGACAAAGGTGGCCCGCATCGATTCCGCAACCGCTGGACATCCTTCCTCAAGTCCCGCCTCAACTGCTCCATTCCCGGCGATTATCCTTTCTACTTTAATGAAATCC AATCTGCCAGCAATCTGGTGGAGGGACAGTATGGCTCGATGAGCTCGAAACTGATCTACGGAGTCTTCAACACGCCGAGCAACTCAATTCCCGGCTCAGCGGTTTGTGCCTTTGCCCTCCAG GACATTGCCGATACGTTTGAGGGTCAGTTCAAGGAGCAGACTGGCATCAACTCCAACTGGCTGCCAGTGAACAACGCCAAG gTACCCGATCCTCGACCCGGTTCCTGTCACAACGATTCGAGAGCGCTTCCGGATCCCACACTGAACTTCATCAAAACACATTCGCTAATGGACGAGAATGTGCCGGCATTTTTCAGTCAACCGATTTTGGTCCGGACGAGCACAAT ATACCGCTTCACTCAAATCGCCGTAGATGCGCAGATTAAAACTCCTGGCGGCAAGACCTATGATGTTATCTTTGTGGGCACAG ATCATGGAAAGATTATTAAGTCAGTGAATGCCGAATCTGCCGATTCAGCGGATAAAGTCACCTCTGTAGTCATCGAGGAGATCGATGTCCTGACCAAGAGTGAACCCATACGCAATCTGGAGATAGTCAGAACCATGCAGTACG ATCAACCCAAAGATGGCAGCTACGACGATGGTAAATTAATCATTGTGACGGACAGTCAGGTGGTAGCCATACAATTGCATCGTTGTCACAATGACAAAATCACCAGCTGCAG CGAGTGCGTCGCATTGCAGGATCCGTACTGCGCCTGGGACAAAATCGCTGGCAAGTGCCGTTCCCACGGCGCTCCCCGATGGCTAGAGGAGAACTATTTCTACCAGAATGTGGCCACTGGCCAGCATGCGGCCTGCCCCTCAG GCAAAATCAATTCAAAGGATGCCAACGCTGGGGAGCAGAAGGGCTTCCGCAACGACATGGACTTATTGGATTCGCGACGCCAGAGCAAGGATCAGGAAATAATCGACAATATTGATAAGAACTTTGAAG GTCCCCAAATATCTGCAGATATAATCAACGCCCAGTACACTGTGGAGACCCTCGTGATGGCCGTTCTGGCCGGTTCGATCTTTTCGCTGCTGGTCGGCTTCTTTACAGGCTACTTCTGCGGTCGCCGTTGTCACAAGGACGAGGATGATAATCTGCCGTATCCGGATACGGAGTACGAGTACTTCGAGCAGCGGCAGAATGTCAATAG CTTCCCCTCGTCCTGTCGCATCCAGCAGGAGCCCAAGCTGCTGCCCCAAGTGGAGGAGGTGACGTATGCGGAGCCAGTGCTCCTGCCACAGCCTCCGCCGCCCAATAAGATGCACTCGCCGAAGAACACGCTGCGCAAGCCCCCGATGCACCAGATGCACCAGGGTCCCAACTCGGAGACCCTCTTCCAGTTCCAGCCCGACGGCTACAACACCCAACAGTCGTATCGTGGTCGCGACAACTTCGGAACACTGCGTTCCCACCAGGTGATG GGCGACAATTACAGGCGCGGCGATGGCTTTTCCACCACCCGCAGCGTCAAGAAG GTTTACCTTTGA
- the Sema1a gene encoding semaphorin 1a, isoform I, translated as MLNSHNTNHNNNSASNSNYNKGHKMHLKSATAKATIMKHKLSKFYGYGWMQVFLLLTVLVIGNQSAWQENIRPKLYVELGPEDVLKFVGNESVVDHFKLVTKDGNSLLIGARNTVFNLSIHDLVEQQRLVWTSPEDDTKMCLVKGKDEEACQNYIRIMVVPSPGRLFVCGTNSFRPMCNTYIISDSNYTLEATKNGQAVCPYDPRHNSTSVLADNELYSGTVADFSGSDPIIYREPLQTEQYDSLSLNAPNFVSSFTQGDFVYFFFRETAVEFINCGKAIYSRVARVCKWDKGGPHRFRNRWTSFLKSRLNCSIPGDYPFYFNEIQSASNLVEGQYGSMSSKLIYGVFNTPSNSIPGSAVCAFALQDIADTFEGQFKEQTGINSNWLPVNNAKVPDPRPGSCHNDSRALPDPTLNFIKTHSLMDENVPAFFSQPILVRTSTIYRFTQIAVDAQIKTPGGKTYDVIFVGTDHGKIIKSVNAESADSADKVTSVVIEEIDVLTKSEPIRNLEIVRTMQYDQPKDGSYDDGKLIIVTDSQVVAIQLHRCHNDKITSCSECVALQDPYCAWDKIAGKCRSHGAPRWLEENYFYQNVATGQHAACPSGKINSKDANAGEQKGFRNDMDLLDSRRQSKDQEIIDNIDKNFEDIINAQYTVETLVMAVLAGSIFSLLVGFFTGYFCGRRCHKDEDDNLPYPDTEYEYFEQRQNVNSFPSSCRIQQEPKLLPQVEEVTYAEPVLLPQPPPPNKMHSPKNTLRKPPMHQMHQGPNSETLFQFQPDGYNTQQSYRGRDNFGTLRSHQVMGDNYRRGDGFSTTRSVKK; from the exons GTCCCGAAGATGTACTGAAGTTTGTGGGAAACGAAAGTGTTGTGGATCACTTCAAGCTCGTCACCAAGGATGGCAACAGTCTGCTCATCGGTGCCAG AAACAcggtttttaatttaagcatACACGATCTCGTCGAGCAGCAGCGATTGGTCTGGACATCGCCGGAGGATGATACCAAAATGTGTCTCGTCAAGGGCAAGGATGAG GAGGCCTGCCAGAACTACATCCGCATCATGGTGGTGCCATCGCCGGGTCGCCTTTTCGTTTGTGGCACCAACTCGTTCCGGCCCATGTGCAACACGTATATCATTAGTGACAGCAACTACACGCTGGAGGCCACGAAGAACGGACAGGCGGTGTGCCCCTACGATCCGCGTCACAACTCCACCTCTGTGCTGGCCG ACAACGAACTGTATTCCGGTACCGTGGCGGATTTCAGTGGCAGCGATCCGATTATCTACCGGGAGCCCCTGCAGACCGAGCAGTACGATAGCCTAAGTCTCAACG CCCCGAACTTTGTGAGCTCATTTACGCAGGGCGACTTTGTCTATTTCTTCTTTCGGGAAACCGCCGTTGAGTTTATCAACTGTGGCAAG GCGATTTATTCGCGCGTTGCCCGCGTCTGCAAATGGGACAAAGGTGGCCCGCATCGATTCCGCAACCGCTGGACATCCTTCCTCAAGTCCCGCCTCAACTGCTCCATTCCCGGCGATTATCCTTTCTACTTTAATGAAATCC AATCTGCCAGCAATCTGGTGGAGGGACAGTATGGCTCGATGAGCTCGAAACTGATCTACGGAGTCTTCAACACGCCGAGCAACTCAATTCCCGGCTCAGCGGTTTGTGCCTTTGCCCTCCAG GACATTGCCGATACGTTTGAGGGTCAGTTCAAGGAGCAGACTGGCATCAACTCCAACTGGCTGCCAGTGAACAACGCCAAG gTACCCGATCCTCGACCCGGTTCCTGTCACAACGATTCGAGAGCGCTTCCGGATCCCACACTGAACTTCATCAAAACACATTCGCTAATGGACGAGAATGTGCCGGCATTTTTCAGTCAACCGATTTTGGTCCGGACGAGCACAAT ATACCGCTTCACTCAAATCGCCGTAGATGCGCAGATTAAAACTCCTGGCGGCAAGACCTATGATGTTATCTTTGTGGGCACAG ATCATGGAAAGATTATTAAGTCAGTGAATGCCGAATCTGCCGATTCAGCGGATAAAGTCACCTCTGTAGTCATCGAGGAGATCGATGTCCTGACCAAGAGTGAACCCATACGCAATCTGGAGATAGTCAGAACCATGCAGTACG ATCAACCCAAAGATGGCAGCTACGACGATGGTAAATTAATCATTGTGACGGACAGTCAGGTGGTAGCCATACAATTGCATCGTTGTCACAATGACAAAATCACCAGCTGCAG CGAGTGCGTCGCATTGCAGGATCCGTACTGCGCCTGGGACAAAATCGCTGGCAAGTGCCGTTCCCACGGCGCTCCCCGATGGCTAGAGGAGAACTATTTCTACCAGAATGTGGCCACTGGCCAGCATGCGGCCTGCCCCTCAG GCAAAATCAATTCAAAGGATGCCAACGCTGGGGAGCAGAAGGGCTTCCGCAACGACATGGACTTATTGGATTCGCGACGCCAGAGCAAGGATCAGGAAATAATCGACAATATTGATAAGAACTTTGAAG ATATAATCAACGCCCAGTACACTGTGGAGACCCTCGTGATGGCCGTTCTGGCCGGTTCGATCTTTTCGCTGCTGGTCGGCTTCTTTACAGGCTACTTCTGCGGTCGCCGTTGTCACAAGGACGAGGATGATAATCTGCCGTATCCGGATACGGAGTACGAGTACTTCGAGCAGCGGCAGAATGTCAATAG CTTCCCCTCGTCCTGTCGCATCCAGCAGGAGCCCAAGCTGCTGCCCCAAGTGGAGGAGGTGACGTATGCGGAGCCAGTGCTCCTGCCACAGCCTCCGCCGCCCAATAAGATGCACTCGCCGAAGAACACGCTGCGCAAGCCCCCGATGCACCAGATGCACCAGGGTCCCAACTCGGAGACCCTCTTCCAGTTCCAGCCCGACGGCTACAACACCCAACAGTCGTATCGTGGTCGCGACAACTTCGGAACACTGCGTTCCCACCAGGTGATG GGCGACAATTACAGGCGCGGCGATGGCTTTTCCACCACCCGCAGCGTCAAGAAG